agctcgaaattcaaattgggttgaggcctataaataccccaccctttcagcaatgaaagggcaacccaaaaggcaccgaaagcttgatcttactccgtgattttagagctcaaaagtgttgtaaagtctagaagttctcctccatcttttcttccaagttttgatctctcaagagaggagagaaaagtttgtaagggttgtctcctaagcccgtcaaaaggagtgaaactgtaaaagggtggttggccttcgtctattgaaggaaggcctctagtggacgtcggtgacctcatcggtggaggaagccaaaagtggatgtaggtcaagattgaccgaaccactctaaatctcggtttgcatttactttgagcatattatctttactgcaaacctcctcaatagcttactgccttctgcgcatttacgatcgtgtttcaaagttcagtattttccgaatcggcgtttagacgtaaatcagttttatcgtacgaacatcatatttcagtttgtgcttacattctgatttccatcataactgcaaactgccttcatagattcgctttaactgcatctcgcttgatcacaagttaaagtgatttacgaatcggcttttttatcgaaatcgcttttatcgtacgaacgcagttttaatcgtcgaaagttttccgctgcactaattcaccccccctcttagtgctcctgatcctaacactatGAACAAAGGTGTCGACAATGAAGGAAGCTTTGAACAAAAGCAACAGCAGAGGAGGGAGCTGCGGATGGTAGGGTTTCAAAGCTGGGCCGGGGGGTGGGTTTTTGTTAAGgcactttagttggttcaattgaaccaacttgcCGGTTCAATTGAACCAGGCACAAACTGCACCCGGTACCAACTTGCCTCTTCAATTGGGCGCTTGCTCGAGGTGCTCGACACTTGGGCTCAAGAGCACCTGGGCAGTGCTTAATCAAAACACCTCGCTCAGAGGTTGTGTGAGGCACTCGGGCCTCACCTTGCTCGAGCGCCTAAGTGAGTGATCGGGCACCTATTAAAAACACTAGATGAGACACAAAGTTATTTTCTATGTTATCCTATAAGCCAACAGACTCTTTTCTCTTCTCTAACTTTGTCTTGCGAAGTCACAAAATATACTGACTAATGATCTTCAGCACTATGATTTTCCCATCACAACTTCTTGATCCACTTGTACTGATTATTCACTTAAAAGTTCTATTGTTGGTCATAAATTATTATTGTCATGATAAAGGAGTAACTGTCTGACAAAAAGATTTTCCTGGCAAGCAAGCAAGTACATCAAGCATCATTTGACATAAAATAATAACTTGAAAAGAACTGTTTACTATGCATCCAAAAAGCTAACCTGCCGTACAACAACATAGTCACCCACCACCAAGCTTAATTCCTTTTCAGAAGTAGCATTGAAATGATACATAGCCTGGAATTATAACCAATATGCATCAATACATACTCATATTGGAAAGTCTCAGCTAAATTCATCTTAAATTACCTCAGCAAGAAAATATAAGGCCTTCTCAGAACGATTATGGGAAGGAACAGAAGGAAGTGCAGACACCTTTTGTTGTTTTTCAGTGACCATCTATACAAAATTTATAAGTGCTGAAAATAATCAAATCTTCCAAATAGTGGACAGGCTTTATATAGTATACATGCTAAGTAGATACCTCAGCttcaaaatcatcaagtatagcaGCAACTCTTAGATGGAATGATTTTTCTGCCTCTACCTTCAACAGTAAATATGAACAACATAAAACATAGAGCAATGTGATAACTTGATGTTATGTCATTATTTTTATCACAAGGTCATACCATGTTAAGTATACGCTGAAATGTCTGTCTTTGCTGTTGTGATTCGACAGCAGCTAATGCAGCAGCCGCTTCCTTTCCCAAAACTGCCATGTTTGCTTTCAGTTCACGCATTTTAGCTTCAGAAGTTTGAAGTTTTGCAGTATTTTCCAGAATGGGAGATTCTCTTACTCGAGAGTGCCTTCTCGAAATTTCTGCTGCCTGTTTAAGTTTCAGTGTTAACAGAAACTACAGAAGCGAATAAACCTGATGCATATATCTAAATACATGATCTACATAATGTCACCGACAGAGAACCAAACAAGTCCTTACCAGGGTCTCAGCCTCATGTCTCAAGCGACTATAACGTTGAGCAAGACCACGAGCGTCTTCCAGTGGAGCACCAGTAGCCATTGCTTTTAATGGTTCTATAATCTGAGCAATCAAACAATTTAAATCAGACATGTTCCTCATATTAGGAAAGATATGCTGCAGTGCCGCTTGAGAAATttgatgaaagaaaaagaaaaaacataggtCACCTTGGATTAAGATCATACCATGCATTGTAAGGTAAGAAATAGCTTTCTTCAAGATGGGAAAACTATCAAAGAACATGTAGCAACATAGCGATTATCATTTAATATTTATGGTACCAGTGATGGTGCTTGACTCACAGAAAATAACTTATCTCAAAATGCAACAAAATGTATCCTTGCTACACTAATGTAAACTCGAAAATTAGCTAATTAGGCAAAGAAGACGATGAAAGATGCAGAAGAAAACCATTATTAAAGAAAAAAGATTTGCATTCAGATCTGATGGGCAAACTGGTCTTAGACAATTTAGAAAGTTCAGCATCTTGGAAAGCATGCACTGTTGAATCTCCATCACTTGATCTTCATCAAGCAGGTCCACCACCAAATCCTGTAAATCTAAATCCAACTTCTCTTTCTCGATGTATTTCCCCCCAACCCTTTTTGTTTTCTGTCTCCAAAATGTATACTAGTGCATATGTTAGACACATTTACACCAATAAAGAAAGTTATGTTGGTTTCCCATTTTAATAATTGTGCATTCCACAGAGAGggcattttgcttttctttttgttaAATAAAAGTATTTTAGAAACTTAACAAGGCAAATAAATGTTTTAGTTACATATTCGAGTGACATCTTGGACCGTCAGATAATGAAATCACAATGTCACCCTTCTCACTGTGATGTTTGAAGTGTATCAGAAATGTTGGTAGGAACTATATAATTGCAAGGTAAAAACATGTTCAACACACTTTCAGCTTGTTACAACTCTTAACTTGAATGAATATGATCCTTTATCTGTTACAACAATAAGTTGAATATgcttgtaaatatatatattagcttCTACTCTCAGGACTAGATCAGCAATAAgaaaaattttcaacaaaaagCCTACAATTACAATGAGAAAAATATTTACGCTCTTATATGAGGACTGAAAGAACTACTTTGACAGCTGATAGAAATACCAATATTAAAGAAAAAGCTAAGCCATCCCATTAGCTTCTTTCTCATAAACAATGAAATGATAGGAATCTTCTAGTAGACAATGAAAACAGAAAAGAGCAAACTGAGAGATCACAGAAGGATGAAAAATTGGTACCACAAAAAATGACCAGAGACAAAAGCCATATGAAACCTAAACAGGTGTATTTTGACATAAGACATGAGACAAGCTCCAAAAAACCTAACTTTTTTGCTTGGTCTTCAAATCCAATATTTTATGAATAACAAATGTTTCCAAATATTATGTAAGCTACAACATAGATGAAAATTTACTGAGACATAGCTCAAAACAAGAGGGCCTTATTACCCCAAATTGGGAATATTTGGGAAATCAAGACAAGATACCATGTCACTTAACCAATATCACATGACAAAGTTCTGATATCAAGAAATGGTAAATGATTCTAACAACTCTGAGAACTTCAGAAGTCATATGCTTAAAAGCTAAGTAGCAGAAAAAATCTCATGGACATACCAGATTCTCAATTCATGCTATAAGTTCAAATATTTCCTTATACTCATTTGGGATCAGATATAACGAACCTGTGAAGATAGAAAGGAACCAAAATCTTCATGCTCCTTCGTGACATTTCTTAGTGAACCACCATATAAAGCTGCTGCTTTGGCTAAAATTGCACCGCTAGCATGATTCTCACCTCCATATCTATAGCAATCTTCTGACAGTTTTGTCCCTTAACAAAAAAACTTTAGATAAGTGCATGCATGTCTGAAATCATTTGACTGCTCATTATGCCAAAACATAATTAAGATAACAAACTATAAAACTATCACGAAGGACAAAAATGtaagaaaagtaaaaaatattacCAATTTCAATGTGTTTATGCCCTATCGATGCATAGACTTCAGCTGCACGAGCAATATCTTTCTGAAAATCCTGAAACCAAAAAAGAAATTCGAGTCTGACAACCTCATTTGTCATCGACATTCAACTTCCTATCCCACGATAACAAGACAAGAATGGTACATCTTGAAGATTATGCAAAACAGAATATGTACACTGGTCTTTTGACAACTATGCATATTCATGGAAATAGTCTGGCCAAAAAGTAAACAGTCACATGCATCCTAAGATGTAGGATATATGAATGTTACATTCTTTGTGAAAATACTTTTATGCTCAGGAAATTTCCTTATCTAAAACGCTGAAAGTGCAATGCAGAATGAATATACGAGAAACGTGATTATGGACTACTTACAACAAGGGAACTTTTGGAAAGACAAACATCACAACAAAAATGAACACTGAAGAAAATCAAAGAGCAGAAACACAGTATAGCCCATTCTTTCTTACCCTTCCTTCACGAGTAGACTTATATAACTTTTCTAGTTGTTGATGTCTCTGCAATTCAACTTCATCAATAACCATCACATCAGAGCTCTCATAACCACTCGTACTAAACTGCTTTAACACTGCCtgagatttattaaaataaaaaattataaacatgTAGGATCAATAAAATATAAAACCTCATTAACCACATGCAACTCCAACAATAGAAGAGTtgtaaagaaaattttaataactattctataattaaaattatatatgcaAATACTTGTAAAAGATAACAAGCTAATGgcaagaaaatatataaataacaaTATCCAGTTATGCTACTCAGTGTAAAAACAAaagatgaatgctttagacaattTAAAGACAAATAAAGGATGCTATAGACACATATATTGTGTGAAATAATTTGGATAGGTTTTGATAACAAACAAAGAAAAGCAGATTAaatctttctcttcttctacACAATCTAATAAATAAGAGCAATGCCTTAAAATAGGTCAGTTATACAAACTGCCTTGGACTCAGGAAGAGTATAGGTTCTGAAATGAGAGGAGCCTTTTAATAGGAGGAATTTCTAAAAGCCGCATGAGTTATAAAAGGTCTTATTTTCCATCAATAAATGACCTCCATTGTTTATTCATCATATTCAACTCACTCTAAATAATTGAAATAGGACATAGTAGTTAGATGGAATTATAAAACGGCTGGCAGCATAACAATAGGCCTCATGATAATTAAGACCATTTTAGTTAGGGTGTTCTACAGGTCCTCCTCACATATTTAGTTCAATAAAGGGCCATATATTTAATTCTGAAGCATGCCCAAAATATATAAACAAACGCATGTTCACACTTTGTGAACATCTACCAAAAAGATTCACACTCAGTATCAGATAACTAAAGCAACATTCTTGTTTGGACAACCTTGAGACCATCGGTAAAAGAACGATGCATAAAGGAAAATGTAGAGTATGACAAAGGTTAACAGTAATGGATGCCATTTCTTTTCCCTCTCTCACACAcaaaatttttctctttttacccAACATGTGCCACGGGCACAAGTTTTTTAGTATGGCATCAACATAGCGTGTAATGACAAAACATACCATGTGAGTTATCATTCCACACACAATCTGCCACTGGCATTCTAAGTTAAAATACCTGCTTTGGCTttctaaaatttttgtattcCAGTTCAAATGTTCAAGTTCCAGCCAATGCATATGCAATAACCTGCAGTAGCCTCCTCTATGATTTGCAAAAAGACAGCATTTCCATTACACACTAAAAATGGAACTTTGTCAAAGTACCTTCAGCATGACACTATATTAGAATGTGGTTCTACAGGAGATATTCAGATGTGTAAAActcaaagaaacaaaaaatataCATCTTCTGCACTGACTAAGACATCAACATACAAAAATTATTCAGATATATGCTGCCCTGACACTAAAAAGTTGAGTTGTGAAAATTCTTGTTGCCCTGATGTTTAAAGAAGTTGAACCCTGGTATTCTTACATCATACACTCTGATCAACTTTTATACATGCTAGGATATTGTGTTGGAAGATCAAACTTAGTGCATAAAGTACATTTTTTTGTTAATTACTTGGTAAGATACATTCTGATTCAATTCTGCATATTATACCATTAATACCTAAAAGAATCAATTTGTTCCGATCATATTAGTGTCAAGATCTGCGGCACCGGTGCACATGTTTTCTCTCATATCAGTCCCCCATGCAGGTACCGATGCTTCTTTAGTTAAAAGTTAAAACGTGCTTGTACGAGACTTTGTTGTACTAATCCTTTTAGTGGTGAGAAAGTTCATTTTCGCTGTTTAATTACACCTTTAACTGTACATTTGACTCAGTTTCCCCTACGGAGGCACTCAAATGAGCAGTGCATTCACATGAtcaataaccaaaaaaaaaaatcacaattcaGCAGTTTCAAATGGGAATTGTTCCCTTTATCATTAAAACTTAATTTTACCCAAACTGGAGCTAGCATTTCCAGAATCCAAAGAGAAATGAAAGAAAATGGATCGGATATAAGCAAGATCTTCGTGCAGAAGAAATGAAAAGCTAAGAATGGGGCACCAGAAAGAGAGGAAAAATGGACATCACCTGCTTGGCAACCTGCTCCCGCAGCTTGCTGGCCTGCTTCCTCAGCGCGTCCATTCTTGCACCCAAAACCCCAATCCCAAGCCAATCACCGGTACCCTCAGGAAGCTCCTACTGCTGCCGGCAACTCCGCACCAGAAATCTCCCAATGAATCAACGATTTGGCAGAGGCTCGGCGCTCAGATCACTCGGATCTGCCAGCGAAAGCGAAATCGAAACGAGGGAGGATGTGGGGGAGACAGAAAGGGAAGGATCGGCACGGGAGAAGAACGCCGAGACAACGGTGACAAAACATACGTTTTATATTCCGTGACCCGAATTTCTACCTTTTTGATGAATGGATACATCTGTGGAGCTCGCATAAGACCTGTCTACGGTGCCTCGGCCTATCACGAGAGACGGGGGTGAAAATAGTGTTCGATAATGATCGTTGAAAGGCTCTGAGATCCAAGGGCTCTTGCTTCGCGACAAATAATTCCAACGGTGGAAGATGTTATCTAGTTTGGGTCAAGCTCGAGTTCCGGTTCAAGATTCTCGTGCGACCCAATCGAAGCTGAGACATTATTAGTGACTTGTTACCCGTTAGTTCACCTTTTTGATGACTGGATACAGTTGTGGAGCCCGCATAAGACCCATCGATAGATAACTCATCCCGTCACCAGCGCTGGGTATGCAGAGTAGTGGCCGAGAATGATCGTTGCAAGGCTCTGAGATCCAAGGGCTCTCGCTGCGCGACAGTCTGTTCCAACGGTGAGGATGCAATGGTCTAGTTTGCGTCAAACTCGAGTTCCGGATCAAGATCCTGACGCGACCCAATTGCGGCCGAGCCAATGTGACCCATCGTAACTATTGGTGATGCTATTATTAGGTTGAGCCCGACCAGATCCCATGGACCCAAAAGCGACCCAATTGCGTCTTTAATAGCATCATCCTGTTTCTTTCATTTTAGTTTTACTCCTTTCATTCAACTATTACATAACAAATTACAATATTACATATCATATCAACGCATACAATGTGTTAATCACTGGAATTTCTCgttaaatattctattaatttttttattggcGAACCAATATAGTGGAATATTACAAATTcttaattgtgtgtgtgtgtgtgtatatatatatatatatatatatatatatatatatatatatatatatatatatatatatatatatatatatatatattcttgacgttattatatattttcaagtaacaatatatatatatgtatataatggaTGATACAACTGTATGTGTTTTTTGTGTACTTATAGTtaaataataacatcaagaaaataaattagaactaataGTTAACTGTATGATAATGACTCAAATACCTTAAGATTTGGAATATGGTGACATTTTACCAAACTATATTAATATCTTGAACCTTCTTCATATATTTCACAAAATGTTGCCTTCATGGGCGAAAAGGTGATGGAAATATTCAGTTAATCCACAGCAAAGCCAAACAAGAATTGTTGACTCATTGAAAGGAAGCATTAATAATTCCCTCACCAGTTGAGAGGAGTTGGCTGCTACCATCCACCACTAATCCATCTCCCACATTTAATTAAGTGAGCATCTCCAATCAATGCTTTGCAACACATTTTTCTAACCCCTTCCACCATTAATCTCCTCAAGGTACATCCATGGACTTGGGTAGACATGATTAATGGCACATGGTGTATACAAATAACCCACTATTTAACCATATGCTTCATTAGTTTACTTTGTGTTTGAGTGATGAGGATTGCTTGGCTCATTAATGAATACTTTTATCTCTTGTTTAGGAGCTAAGAGGAGCACTAATTCTCCACTACATATCTCGTGAGCAACGGCAAACTACACGATTAAGCGAGTAAAGTATCACCCTCATGTAATGCAACATCGTTCGCTTATTCTCCACGTAATGCACTCAGCAGGAGACATGTTCTTGAGGTCATGACTCAAGGTTTGGAAAAATGTGCATGGATAATTCGAAATAAGTTCCATGAGATTCAgcagaaatacttcaaaaatctTTGTCTTGATTATAATACGAGCTCACCACCGTTTTGTGGGTTAACAGCTGTGTTCATcaatgggagagagagagagagagagagagagagagagacccaacATATGAAACACTTGTTTGTTTCCTTCCTACTTGATGTTTGACTTGGATGGTAGAATACGGGCGTAAACAAATGCAAAAGGTCAACCTTTGTACTCATTGAATGTGGAGATCCAACTCGGTTCTTAGTTTACAAGGAGGAGGGCGTTGATGCATGCTTATAGTTTTATGGGCAAAGACAAAGGACAAAGAAGAGGCAAAGCTGCACGATCGGAGTCTCTTCACGAGGTTGGAATTAATCACTTGTGGATGATTTCTTATGGGCGGTGAACGTATGATTCAGATCGATCAAATAGGGATGCTTATAATTTGTAGAAGAGGCAAATTTTGTTCGTCATTTTAGTTGCATGGAGTTCGAGGCTTTTAGCACGTCGACTGATGGACGCACACGGATCGAGATCATTAAGATCTTAATTAGATTAGATGCGCTCTTAAAATTTCAGCTGTAACGAAGCAGGTGTGCCTTTACTATTGCTTACAAAGAGGCACGCACACATCACTAATCTCTTCTAATCATTTAATGCCGGCTTAGTACATGTCTAAGATTTAGTGAACTCCCGAGCTGATACTATTAATTGCATCTCCGGTCCTTCAATTTTGGGGTTTTGATGTATCTATCCTTTTCAAAGTTTTTAAGATTACTTATTTACCCCTCTAAACTTTtagtattatattattattttttacatatatatacacatatatttatatatagtaatatgtggattcaaacttgatacTTATAACATTATAGTAATCAATCTGGATGTCTCAACTGACACCATGATTAATGCTATGTTAATCATAAATTGGGGCCTCAAAACCATTATGCTAACATAGTTTTGATTTAAACGGCAAGGGAAGCACAAACCGCTAATATTTTCTAATCATCGATGCAAGCGTAGGAAGTACATGTGTTAGTAAGATATGGTGATACAATTAATCGCACGTCCACAGACTAATGCACACCGATCGATATCATTCATCTTAAAGTTTGCACGTAAAGAAGCAGTTCGTTGGTTCAAACTCCCACacgctcacacacacacacacacacacagttgaCTTGTGTTTGTTTTTATATCGTTCCTTGTTTTGGTTAATTTAATTGTCACTTTTACTTGGAGAAATAAATGGTGGCGATTGCACGTTACAGTCATCATCTTCACTACTACTATTTCTTTACTccgttcccctctctctctctctctctctctctccctcctcggAATGAGAAGGAAGTAAAGATGGACGTGGAAGAAACAAAGTGCTTGTTGCTTTGACCCTCTACATCTCCCTATATAAAGGCATCGGGAGCTCTCTCTCTTCCTCAGCCAGGATCGCCCACATCCTTGCGGTGGTGTAGCTTCTGCGAAGTCGGCCTCCGCTgctcaccgctgcctctccatctTTCTCAGGGTTAGACCATGTTCCTTGATTGCAGTCGTGTATTATTGCACGGCTTTCATCGTTCTTCTAACCGAGCATTTCCGCCTGCTTGTGAACTCAGGTGAGCGATCGCAAGGATGAGCCGGGACAACCGCAGGAGCCAGACTCTGGACCTGAAGCTGAACCTTTCGCTGATGCCGGCCAGGGGGGACGCGTCGAGAAGGATGGGCGTCGCCGATGACGCCTCCCCGGCGAGCTCATGTTTGACGacggcgtcgtcgtcgtcggaggcCGAGCTGGGGATGATGACCCCGGTGAGCACAGAGGTGGCGACGCCCATGGTGCTCGCCGGCTGCCAGCGGTGCCTCATGTACGTCATGCTCTCTGCGGACGACCTCAAGTGTCCCAAGTGCTGGAGCACCGCCCTCAACTTCTTCCACAACACCACCACCAAGAACAAGAAGAACAGCAGCAAGAAGAGCAGGATGTGCTAAACCTCCCTGCAAAACACCTTCTTCGTGATTCGTTCCTTCTTCGGTTGTCTCTTTCAGAACCAGTCATCTCTTGTCTTTAATTACGTTAGCTGTGATTCAAGGAATGAGCACTTGGCTTCATCTTATAACCCTCTGTTTGCATCTGTAATCAAGTTGAATTACTCGAGGGGGAACCATGATCATGCGAGTTTAGCTATACAAGATGGAGTTTGCGTGGCTATCCACAAAGAAAGGAACATTGAAATGGTAGACTAATCTCTGCCGGAAACCAATGAAAAGTGAATTTAATGCATTAATAATTGATATGGTTGAGAACATCTCTTGCATTATTACACCAGTAGTTTTGAATGTGTTTCGAAGTGAACAATCCCTGTCATGTAGAACAGAGGATTAAATACAGAACGGTAGGGGTATGCAAAGTGCAAACCATGGTTTCATAGGAGGACGGTAGACAGATCAAAGGCACGAGCATCAGATGTAGAATCATGTACTTTTCTAAGAAGCCCAGATATAAATGAAGTCGCCAACCACCTTTGAATGGTTGGCGTGGGCGATCAAGCAAAGAAGCATTCATTACACGAGGAAATAGAGCGCCGCGCCATGGAAGCAAAAGCGAGCAACCATGTAGGTGGCCACCTCGCACCGACTACTAGATTTTGCTGTAGGTGACTAATAAATGGAGGGGAGTTCGAAAGGGGCATGCAACTCTACATGGAACAATCAGGGAAGTGAGCAGAATAGAATTCCAACTGTTGAAATTTAAAGCCTCTTCACAGTTCAGCATCAGCACACCGGCTTCTTTTCTTGTGTGCATGGACAAACAGAAAGATGGATAACCATTCACATAGCTTTCGAAATGAAGCAAAAAAGAAGTACAAGGAAGCTTCTCTTAGTTTTAATGGATGGTAGACCAGGTCTGAGATGTGCTTGAAACATCTGACTCAGACAAGGAAATCTTGCATCTCCTTGTGTATACTTTTCCATCTGCACTCAAGATCTTTAGTGCATGGAGTTCAGGTGAGCAGAATTTACCACAAAAGAAAAAGATCTGATTAAATTTGTCATGTTTCACTTTCGGAGGCATTGGAAGTGGAACAAAGGGTATGAGATTTAAAGGACTTGGTTTCAGTAAGTTCCAATGCTTGCCAAGAAAGTAAGATTCGGAATTGGAGTTTTACCTGGAAGCAGATGGCTTTTAGAACAAGGACAGATATGATGTGTCAAAGAAGGTAAAATCTACTACAGTCTGGAGGGGTAAATGACTTCTCTTCTGGGCAAGATGTAAGGTTTAATCCTGCTTTTTCTTACCTCAGATGCTACCATTCATGGAATCATCAGAGAAAACAATCTGAAATGGGCCAGAGCTACTCAGATTCTTGTAGGCTTGGAAATAGGAATGGCATGCATACAGTGTGAAGTGGTATCATAATGGGATGAAGCTTCTTCAAATTCTTATAAAGCTGTAGATTTCTGGAAGAAGGATCAAATGAACCAAGAAATTGTTCTTTACATGATGATCATGGCACAATGACCTTCTCGTGAAGAATTTGGATTAACTACATGGACTAAAGATTAACAACACTCCATGTTTCTCGTGTAAAATTCTGTAGATTTCAGATTTCTCATGCTAAGATGGTCGATTTTAGAGACTGCTTTATGAAGAGAGGACTTGGATACATATTGATCACTTTATCTTCTTCCTCAATTGATGTTATAAACTCTGATGCACCACACCGATGGTTGCTGCCGATAAGATTCTTGCTTCTTTCCTGTAAGAAAGCCATAAACAAGTGCAGAAAAGTCTGTCTTCCACTCCTTCCCCACAAGATaccaatcatgataacatatgctTTGTAGCCAAAACTATTTCAAGCAGAGTTCTTGCACCCTGACCAAACGGCTGAGAGACTACAGGTTTGGTGTCCGATCCATCAACTCATTTTCTTTTGTTTGCTTGCCCACTTGAGCGAGACACGCTTCATAGTCTATGACTGCTATCCGAGTAGATAATAATCTAAAGCAAAGGTGAGGCCTTGTCTCATTAGCCAATCTATAAATCTTTGTCTAAGCTCTCCTAAGGTGCTAAAATGACTCCCATGGCCTATCGTTTCTGCAAGACTGCATCGGAACGACACTTTTTCCTGGATCAAGTAAGGAGGGCTTACAAGGAGAACTTGT
This genomic stretch from Musa acuminata AAA Group cultivar baxijiao chromosome BXJ3-9, Cavendish_Baxijiao_AAA, whole genome shotgun sequence harbors:
- the LOC135585371 gene encoding protein GL2-INTERACTING REPRESSOR 1-like → MSRDNRRSQTLDLKLNLSLMPARGDASRRMGVADDASPASSCLTTASSSSEAELGMMTPVSTEVATPMVLAGCQRCLMYVMLSADDLKCPKCWSTALNFFHNTTTKNKKNSSKKSRMC
- the LOC135648477 gene encoding SH3 domain-containing protein 3-like, coding for MDALRKQASKLREQVAKQAVLKQFSTSGYESSDVMVIDEVELQRHQQLEKLYKSTREGRDFQKDIARAAEVYASIGHKHIEIGTKLSEDCYRYGGENHASGAILAKAAALYGGSLRNVTKEHEDFGSFLSSQIIEPLKAMATGAPLEDARGLAQRYSRLRHEAETLAAEISRRHSRVRESPILENTAKLQTSEAKMRELKANMAVLGKEAAAALAAVESQQQRQTFQRILNMVEAEKSFHLRVAAILDDFEAEMVTEKQQKVSALPSVPSHNRSEKALYFLAEAMYHFNATSEKELSLVVGDYVVVRQVSPSGWSEGECRGKAGWFPSAYVEKRENIPPNKVFSQVY